The following are from one region of the Candidatus Palauibacter soopunensis genome:
- a CDS encoding TrbI/VirB10 family protein: protein MSRWKQWIKEPKGALPGGIVTKAGVVLIAVLVAGMLFSSSLTGPDEDPMAPAAPEAQAVDHRAGRAFEGRLRAEAERHAQQAAADEARAEQERRQADADAAAEEAAAGAAARAAGVSGTGGGVVGMAQAEHELREALRLEEIERRTRSLRALPVARSHRDPNESRDGVRPAEPEASDAALDAMLASVERSVAALEAEMHGGLAGQGVLPSSPGASLQGTRVPGTPEPGIAVQPTDPPGWERIREGSFLEAVLLTQLSGEFPGPVLAMVSVPLYSADRQRVLVPRGARVVGTALAVANRDQSRLAVAFHRLLLPGGGWIDLEFAGLNQAGEGALRDRVNRHYLSTFAAAGAVGAISGLTLSGASPYGLRAGVGQGLGGSATSVLDRFLNRMPEITIRAGHRLRIWFTSDVLVPRPGAAPIN from the coding sequence GTGAGCCGCTGGAAACAGTGGATCAAGGAGCCCAAGGGCGCGCTGCCCGGCGGGATCGTCACGAAGGCCGGGGTCGTGCTGATCGCCGTGCTCGTCGCCGGCATGCTGTTCTCCTCCTCGCTCACGGGTCCCGACGAGGACCCCATGGCCCCAGCCGCGCCGGAGGCGCAGGCCGTGGACCATCGCGCGGGCCGCGCGTTCGAGGGGCGCCTTCGCGCCGAGGCGGAGCGCCACGCCCAGCAGGCCGCCGCGGACGAGGCCCGGGCCGAACAGGAGCGCAGGCAGGCCGATGCGGACGCTGCGGCCGAAGAGGCCGCGGCCGGGGCCGCGGCGCGGGCGGCCGGAGTGAGTGGAACGGGCGGCGGGGTGGTCGGCATGGCCCAGGCCGAGCACGAGCTTCGCGAGGCGCTCCGGCTGGAGGAGATCGAGCGAAGGACGCGCTCGCTCCGCGCGCTTCCCGTCGCACGGTCGCACCGGGATCCGAACGAGAGCCGGGATGGTGTGCGCCCCGCCGAACCCGAGGCGTCCGACGCCGCGCTCGACGCGATGCTCGCGTCCGTCGAGCGGTCGGTCGCCGCGCTCGAGGCGGAGATGCACGGCGGACTGGCGGGCCAAGGGGTTCTGCCGAGCTCGCCGGGAGCCTCGTTGCAGGGCACTCGCGTGCCCGGCACGCCGGAGCCGGGAATCGCCGTCCAACCCACGGACCCGCCCGGCTGGGAACGGATCCGCGAGGGCTCGTTTCTGGAGGCCGTGCTTCTGACCCAATTGTCGGGCGAGTTCCCCGGCCCCGTGCTCGCCATGGTGTCGGTGCCGCTGTACTCGGCGGACCGCCAGCGGGTGCTTGTCCCGCGCGGCGCGCGCGTCGTCGGGACGGCCCTGGCCGTAGCCAACCGCGACCAGAGCCGCCTGGCCGTCGCGTTCCACCGGCTGCTGCTCCCCGGCGGCGGCTGGATCGACCTCGAGTTCGCCGGGCTGAACCAGGCGGGCGAGGGCGCGCTCAGGGACCGGGTGAACCGCCACTACCTCTCGACGTTCGCGGCGGCGGGCGCCGTCGGCGCCATCAGCGGCCTCACCCTCTCCGGGGCCTCGCCCTACGGGCTCCGGGCGGGCGTCGGCCAGGGGCTCGGAGGCAGCGCCACGTCCGTTCTCGACCGGTTCCTCAACCGGATGCCCGAGATCACCATCCGCGCCGGCCACCGGC